In uncultured Methanobrevibacter sp., the DNA window GAAAAGGATTCCAACATGTGGTTGAAGAAATTGACTCCAGTGTCAATATCATATTTTCCAGTTCCATCAATATTTAATTCTATTTCAATATCTGTTTCAGATGTCTTTCTTGAAACTTTAGCTGTTCTAGTCATTGAATCACTCACTGATTAAAGTTCTAAATAATTATTTCCTAAAAATATTTCCTAAAAGTATTTCCAATAAGGGCATAATATAGTAACAATTTATAGAAAAATTTTAAACTATATTTAAATTAAAATAACGATTAATTATTTACTCATCTGGCGCATTTCTCATAATTTTAATTGCATCTGGACCACATTTCATTGCACATAATGTACAAACATGACAATAATCTAAATTTGATACATGTGCAACAGTATCAATAGTCCAAATATATCCTCCTTTAGGACAAATCTCTTTACAATTTCCACATGCAGTGCATTTGTCCTCATCAACTATAATCTTTAAAATAATATCACCATGAATAAATCTGTAAATAATCTTATTTTATTTAAAATATATAAAATTATGGCTATCTGTGAAAAAATATCTTATTTTCATTTATTCAAATCAATTACCTATAATTTTAAGGTAGCTATTGACAATGCCTTAAATCCAATGTAAACTTCTTTTCCCAAACTTAAATCCAAGTCCTTACCTGCAGATAAGGTAATGTCTGAGAAAATGTTCACTCCGCCAATGTCGATTTTTACACGAACCATTTCATCCTGAAGTCTCATTTCAGTGACTTTTCCCTTGAAGATGTTTCTGATGCTGGATGCTTGGGGCTCCAACATTATGAAGATATTGTCATAGCTTATTAAAGCAAGAATCTTATCTCCAACTTTATATTCCTTTTTCAATGGGATAGTTATGACCAATTCATTCATTTGAATTTTCATGACACCTTTTGCCTTGTCAATTTCAAGGATTTCAGCTTCAATTTCATTGGTTTCGCTGTGAAGTTCCATGATTGCATTGATCTTTTTACATTCCTTTAGAATCTGCAAGCCCTCTTCGGTAAGAGTGGTGCTTCCTCCACCACCGCTTCCTCCTTTTTTAGTGTTTACAATAGCTATATCCAAAGTTGATTCTATCTTGTCGATATAGTTTAAAGCAGTTCTGTAGGAAATTTTAGAACGCTTAGCAGCTTCTGTAATTGATTCGCTTTCATTTATATAAATCAACAGATTGAATTTCTTTTGATCCAATAGAAAAGAATTTCCATCTATATTAATCTTATATTCTACTCCAGCTTTTACTTCAGTCATTTTAATCGTCCCTTTTTACCTTATAATTATTTTTCAAGAATTACCCAGTTGATAATTAATATATACCTTTTATTAATTAAACTTATTCATTTTAAAGGGATATTCGCTTATTATCTCAAAATTTATTTTTGATTAAATCGTGTTTTAAGATAAAAAAAGAAAGAATATTTATTTTAACTCGTTATGATAAATATCTGTAATCGATAATTCATTTATAAGCGATCTTTTTAAAGAATCGATATGAATTTTAAAAAAAATAAGGTTTAATTCGAGTAAAAAAAGAGTAAAAATTAAAATTAATAAAAAAGTAAAGATTAAAGTTTTTAGATAATTTAGGCTGTATTCTATAGATTATTTAGAACTGTATTTATCTATAATATCCAATAATTTATTTGCATATTTTCTTAAAGGACCTAATTTTCTGGTAAATTTCCTGAATCCTGCTACATCATCATGAGACAATGTTCTAAGTGCTACAATTGCAATCATATAGATTATTGGGCAGATTATCAATCCTGCAATCAATCCATAGCTATTGTTTGGAAGTACAACCACAGGCAATGCCATAATCAATGAGGCTATTGTGACTTTAGTTAGGAATGAATAAGGGGCATGGGTTTTGGTTAATCTGAATTGAAGCAGGAACATAGGTATCATCATTATGAATGAAGCTATTGTTGTTGCTAGAGCTCCTCCCTCAATGCCGTAAGTAGGAATCAAATACCACCCGAGGCCTAAAGTAATGATACAGCCGAATATCAAAAGATACATTGGAATTCTTGGGTTTCCAATACCTTGAACAATACTGCCTGAAATTGTATATATTGAATAGAATGTCATACCTAAAACAAGAATTGCAAGAGACATTGCACCGTTCATGTAAGCTGAATTTGTGAAGTATACAAGCCCCATGATTTCCTTTGCAAAGATAGCTATTCCTACACACATCGGAATTACAAAGAACATTCCGTATTTATAGGATGCATTCACATACTTTTCAAGAAGGTTTTGATCCTTGAGAGCATATGCTTCAGATGCTGCAGGCAATATTGTAGTTGCAAGTGAGCTTGAAATGATTAGAGGAAGTCTTGAAATAGGGTCTGCCGCTGTAAAGTAACCTATTGCAGATGCAGCTAAGAATCCTCCCATAAGCAAGGTACAAATACTGTAAATACCCATTTCAGCAAGTGCAGTTACTGTAACTGGAATTGAAAAGAAAAGAAGTCTTTTTGCAAGACCTAATTCCTGTTTGAAGGTGAACTTAAAGTCAGGATTTGCAGGAGGGATGTATTTTCCCATATATTTTTTAAAGATATATACTGCAGACACTGCTGATGCTGCAAAACCGAGTACAGAACCTAATACTGCACCAAAAGTGGATAATCCTAAAATTACAAGGGCAGTTGCAAATAGAATCATGAATATCTGTTCAATTGCACGGGTGTAAAGGATGTATTCCATCTTGTACACACCTTGGAAAGCACCTCTAAATGCACCGACTATTACACTGAAAGGAGTGATTAAACCAACAGCCTGAAGTGGCAATAAAGCCTCTGGCTTGTGATAATAGTTTGTAATGATAGGTGCAGCTACAAATACCATAACCAGTCCAAAGAAGAATCCTAAAAAGACCATTATCTTCAGTGCTGTGAAAACGGTTTGACGAGCAAGATCCTCTTCATCAAGAGCATTGTATTCTGATACGTATTTAGCTATTGCTGGTGGAAGCCCTGCTGCAGACAATACCTGGAATATTCCTTGAAATGGAGTTGTAAGTCCAAGTATACCATATGCTGCCGGTCCTAAAAGTGATGCCATAAGAAAACGGTATAGGTATCCCCCTACACGGAAGATAACATTTCCTATTAAGATAATAGCGCTTCCCTTTGCTACTTTAGAACTTCCGGTTGCCTCGCCCATATTTACACCTAAATATAAAAATAAGTTTCAATTGTTTATTTTTTTAAACAGTAAATCAACAATTAAATTGTGATTAAATGTCCATTTACTATAAATTACTTTTATTATATTAATTTTTATTTATATATGTTTTGATAAAAGATGGATAGCTATTGTTTTTTAAACTCCAATAAAAACTCTTTAAAATTGTTTATTGTCATATCCAATGTCTTGAGCCCATACTCATCTTTCTTAACACCTTCGGCACCTTCATCCTGTGACCATAGGCACGCTCCTAAATTGGCTCCAAAGGATCCTCCGCTTAATGGAATGATCTTATTCAATAGGTAGAATGTGTTAATCTGTTGGATAGCCAACTCCTGACCTCCAGATCTGTCGCCTCCAACAACTATTGAAATACCTACCTTGTTTTTAAATATGTTCAGGTCTTCCATGATCATTGCCTGGCATCTGTCAATGACAGCCTTCAATTGAGCGGATATGCTTCCAAAATGAACGGGGCTTGCAAGTATTATGCCGTCAGCTTCCCTAAGGGCATCATAGATTTCATCCATATCATCATGAATTGAACATTTTCCCTTTGTTTCCACACAATCGTTGCAGTGAGTGCATGGTGAAATGTCCTTATCCCTTACGCTTATAAAGATTGTTTCAAACGAATCTTCACTTTCAAGCTCTTCCAATGCCCTTTTCAATAAGAATTCACTTGCACCTTCACGTGGACTTCCACAAATTCCAAGAATTTTCATATTTTGACTCCTGTAATAATTATTGTTGTATATAATATGACTATATAGTTTCATATGAATATAATTTTAGAAAAATGATTCAAATTCATGTCAAAAATTTGGTTTTGAGTTTTGAATTTTTTTGATTTTCTCCGGTTTTAGGGCTGATTTTCAGTTTACTTCGTTATACATCAATTTTTTACATATCATCAATTTTATTCATTATTTTTCAAAAAAAGTATACAATTACATAATTTATCTGAACTTTACTAAATAAACTAATAATTAATTTAATAAAATATATACATTTCTATATACTATAACAATATATGATATGATAACATTTATATATGGAGTATTTACAATATTATAATACTTGATATTGTTAATTGATTTAGGTTGATGTAAAAATATTATCAAAAAAATTATCTTTTTGATAGTGTGATTAGATATTTCTATGAAATTATATTCGAAATTTTCTAATATTAATTGAAAAGTTAATATTCATGTTTTTTAAAGATGGCCAACTTTAGAGGATGTAGGCCCTTCGCTCAATTTTTGAGCATTTTATGAACATATATGGAATGAATCTCAAAAGATTTGTTGTTTCGCTATTTTTACTCGACCCTTTAATTACTTAACATGGTTAATATTTAATACTATCTACATTTTAAACTAGATTTAAACTAGATATAAATGGGATGAATTTAAACAAAACATCAACCTAAAGCTTTTTTTTATTTTCATCCCATCTATATCTAGTTTTTAACTAGATACACGGTATGATAAACCTGGTTTACCATATCGTTTTTAATAATATAATTAATAAAAAAAGGAGGACATTTTATCAATACTAAAATAATTAATTCGATTTTAATTATTTTGATGTTATTCTGTTTAATATCTTTAGTTGGGATCGCTTCGGCGGAAGATATTTCTGATAATGAAATAATATCTTATGATGATACAATTGATATATCAACGGAAAATTCCAATCTGCAAGAAATTTCTGATCTGAGTTCTGCTTCAGATTCAAATGATATATCAAACGAGATTTCGAACGCCGATGATTCTGCTGATGATACATCTGATGATGTAATCACCAGTAGTTCATCAAAAGAAGTACTTGGTGCAAACAAACTTTATGCTAGCTATGATTTATCTGGCTCAACACTCGCGGATATTCAAGCTTATTTGGATTCTGGAAGTGTGGTAGCAGGAGACACCATTTACTTAGGTAATCAAACATGGAATTCTGGAAATTGGGGCCCTTATAGTGGGGGACCTGTTCAAGTCAATATTCCTAATTTGATTATTAGTGGTGGAACAAGTGGAAGTCCTAATGACTTTGCTACTATAAGTGCCGGAAGTAAGATCTTCCAATTAAATGCGCCGGGCATTACTTTGAAAAATATTGCATTTACAAATACTGCACAAGGACCATGTTGTGCTGTAAACATTCAGTCATCAGATTCTACCATAACCAATTGTGTTTTCGACCATTGTTATAATCAAAATGGTGCTGCAATTTATGGTTCATCTTCCTCATCAAATACAAAAATTGAAAATTGTAATTTTACAAACAATGAAGCTATTTGGAGTGGAAAAGGAACTGTTTATTATGAAGGTTCTGATTTAACAATTACTGGCAGTATTTTTGATGCTAATATTGGTGGTGCAGTTTACTCTGAAGGAGATACAGAAATAACCGACTGTATATTTGAAGATCATACTACTGATAAAATTATAGTTGACCTTCATGGTACTGCAAAAGTAACCAACTCTAATTTCACCAATAACAATGTTACTGGATGGAATGTAGGAGCATTAAATATCGGTGGTGAAAACAGTTTAATTGAAAACTGTAATTTCATTAATAACAGTGCTCAAGGTTACGGTGGTGCAGTTGGTGTCAATGGTATTAACTCCCAGATAAAGGATAGTACTTTCACCAATAACCATGCTACTAGTGGTGGAGCAATACATGACTCTGCAAGTGGATTAACTGTAAGCAATTGTGCATTTGAAAACAACACCGCGAATAGTGGTGGAGGTGCAATTGATCTTTCTTATGACAATGCTGTTGTAAGTGACTGTAATTTCACCAATAATAGTGCGAACAGTCAAGGTGGAGCTATTTACATTGGTTGGGATTGTAATCGCCAAACAATCACTAATTGTGATTTCACTGATAATGATGCAGGTAGTCAGGGTGGAGCTATTTACGCTGACTCAGAAGGAAATAAAGTCACTTATTCCAACTTTACTGGAAATAGCGCTCCTAATGGTGGTGCTATCCAATTAGGTGGAGATAGTGATGATTTCGATCTTGAACATGTTATCTTTGAAAATAACCATGCGTATGTTTATCAAGGTGAATGGGGTCCTGTTGGTGGTCACGGTGGTGCAATCAATGCCGATAACCATAATGAAATCAACCCCGATATTGTTGATGTAACTTTCATTAACAACACCGCAGATATTGCAGGTGGTGCAGTAAAACACCATTCCAACTGGACATTTACTGACTGTGAATTCATTAATAACTCTGCAAATCCGGATAATAACCCATCTTATGTAAGTGATGAAATATCATTCGGTGGAGGAGCACTTTGGTGTTGTGATGGAATTAGTAATTTAATTAATACTGATTTCATCGGTAACAATGCAACCTTTGGTGGTGCTATCAGAGGTGCAGTTAATGCAAAAGACTGTCTAGTAGAAAACAATACCGCTTTCAATGGTAATGGTGGTGGTATTGACATGACTATTGATGCACGTCTTTTTGAAAATGAAACATTCCTTACAGCTGTAAATGTGAAGGACTGTACTTTTATCAATAACAGTGCTCAAGGAGATTACCAACCTAGTGAAGAAGCAAAAGGTGGTAAGGCTCAAGGTGGTGCTATTCATGTTTACAGAGTAGATGGTATGGTTCTTGATAACATTACCTGTATTGACAACAGTGCTTACAGAGGAGGTGCAATTGACCTCTATGTAATGAACTTCACTACCCTTTCAAATTCAACA includes these proteins:
- a CDS encoding TOBE domain-containing protein, whose protein sequence is MTEVKAGVEYKINIDGNSFLLDQKKFNLLIYINESESITEAAKRSKISYRTALNYIDKIESTLDIAIVNTKKGGSGGGGSTTLTEEGLQILKECKKINAIMELHSETNEIEAEILEIDKAKGVMKIQMNELVITIPLKKEYKVGDKILALISYDNIFIMLEPQASSIRNIFKGKVTEMRLQDEMVRVKIDIGGVNIFSDITLSAGKDLDLSLGKEVYIGFKALSIATLKL
- a CDS encoding 4Fe-4S binding protein, producing MIYRFIHGDIILKIIVDEDKCTACGNCKEICPKGGYIWTIDTVAHVSNLDYCHVCTLCAMKCGPDAIKIMRNAPDE
- a CDS encoding flavodoxin family protein, which gives rise to MKILGICGSPREGASEFLLKRALEELESEDSFETIFISVRDKDISPCTHCNDCVETKGKCSIHDDMDEIYDALREADGIILASPVHFGSISAQLKAVIDRCQAMIMEDLNIFKNKVGISIVVGGDRSGGQELAIQQINTFYLLNKIIPLSGGSFGANLGACLWSQDEGAEGVKKDEYGLKTLDMTINNFKEFLLEFKKQ
- a CDS encoding flippase, with amino-acid sequence MGEATGSSKVAKGSAIILIGNVIFRVGGYLYRFLMASLLGPAAYGILGLTTPFQGIFQVLSAAGLPPAIAKYVSEYNALDEEDLARQTVFTALKIMVFLGFFFGLVMVFVAAPIITNYYHKPEALLPLQAVGLITPFSVIVGAFRGAFQGVYKMEYILYTRAIEQIFMILFATALVILGLSTFGAVLGSVLGFAASAVSAVYIFKKYMGKYIPPANPDFKFTFKQELGLAKRLLFFSIPVTVTALAEMGIYSICTLLMGGFLAASAIGYFTAADPISRLPLIISSSLATTILPAASEAYALKDQNLLEKYVNASYKYGMFFVIPMCVGIAIFAKEIMGLVYFTNSAYMNGAMSLAILVLGMTFYSIYTISGSIVQGIGNPRIPMYLLIFGCIITLGLGWYLIPTYGIEGGALATTIASFIMMIPMFLLQFRLTKTHAPYSFLTKVTIASLIMALPVVVLPNNSYGLIAGLIICPIIYMIAIVALRTLSHDDVAGFRKFTRKLGPLRKYANKLLDIIDKYSSK